From the genome of Novosphingobium sp. P6W:
GGTCGATCCGCTCGATGGCAGGAGAAACTGGCTTCTCACACACGACGATCCGACGCATCTGGACGGCCTTCGGACTTCAGCCGCACCGCTCGGAGACGTTCAAGCTGTCGAGCGATCCGCTGTTCGTCGACAAGGTCCGCGATATCGTCGGTCTGTATTTGTCGCCGCCCAACCGAGCGTTGGTGCTCAGCGTGGACGAGAAGAGCCAGATTCAAGCTCTCGATCGCGAGCAGCCGGTCCTACCGATGATGCCCGGCATGCCGGAGCGCCGCACGCACAGCTATGTCCGCCATGGCACGACCTCACTCTTCGCAGCGCTCGATATTGCCTCGGGCTTTGTCATCGGCAAATGCTACAAGCGGCACCGCGCCACCGAGTTTCTCGACTTCCTCAAACAGATCGACGCGCAGGTACCGCGCGACCTCGATGTCCACATCATCATGGACAATTACGCCACCCACAAGACCGCGTTGGTCCGGGCATGGCTCGCCCGCCGCCCGCACTACCATGTCCATTTCACGCCAACCTCGGCATCCTGGATCAACCAGGTCGAACGCTGGTTTGCCGAGCTTACCCGCAAGCAGTTGCGCCGCGGCGTTCATACCTCCACGAGCGAACTGGAGCAGGACATCCGAACCTTCATCGAACGCCACAATCAGAACCCAAAACCGTACCGATGGACAAAGTCGGCAGACGAGATCCTCGCCTCGGTCAAGCGCTTCTGCCAGACCGCAGAACGCACATTATGTGGCGAACTTTAGATTCAGATGACTAGTGCGAGCCAGATCCCCGGTCCGGCATGCATCATCGATCGTCTGCGCCCGTTATCCGGCGATTTCGACGATCCGCTGTTCCGAGCGTGGCCGAATTAACCTCGTGTGCAGGCGCAAACAAGAGCATTGATCGGTTAGAAATAATATCGTATACGATATCTCAAGCTAACGCATGATGGGACAATTTCATGGCAATCGGTTGGAAGGGTGTTTTCCCGGCAGTCACCACGCAGCTCCGCGCTGACCTGTCGATCGATATCGCGGACACCCAGCGCGTCGTCGACGATCTGATCCGCGACGGGGTGACCGGCGTGATCGCGCTCGGCACGGTGGGCGAAAACAACTCGCTGGAATATGACGAAAAGGTCCAGGTTCTCTCCGCCATCGTCGAAGTGGTGCACGGCCGCGTGCCGGTGATCACCGGCGTGTCGGAATACGACACGCGCCGCGCGGCGGGCTATGCGCAGGCCGCGGAAAAGGCCGGCGCGGACGGCCTGATGCTGCTGCCGCCGATGGTCTACGTGCCCAAGGCGCATGAACTTGTCGCTCACTTCAAGGGCGTTGCCGACCAGACCGGCCTGCCGATCATGCTCTACAACAACCCCCCGGCCTATCGCACCGTGATCGACCAGGAAGTTCTGACGCAGCTGATCGAGGTGCCGAACATCGTCGCGGTCAAGGAATCGGCCCCCGATACGCGCCGCTTTACCGATTTCCGCAATGCTTTTGGCGATCGCTATGTGCTGTTTGCAGGTCTCGACGACGTGGCGCTGGAAGGGTTGTACCTCGGCGCGCAGGGCTGGGTTTCGGGCCTTACCAACGCTTTCCCCAAGGAATCGGTGGAACTGGTTGCAGCGTTCGCGCGCGGCGACCATGCCAAGGCCATGGAAATCTACCGTTGGTTCATGCCGCTGCTGCACCTCGATGCCGAGCATGATCTTGTCCAGTCGATCAAGCTGGCAGAGGAAGTCATGGGCCGTGGTTCCGAGCGCGTACTGCCCCCGCGCTATTTGCTTCAGGGCGAGCGCCGCGCCGAAGTGATCGCGATGGTCGAAAAGGCCGCTGCTACCCGGCCGGATCTTTCCGTCGCAAAGGCAGCCTGAAGGAGCATCGATGCGGCACACATTCTTCTGCATCGACGGCCACACAGCCGGTAACCCCGTCCGCTTGATAGCGGGCGGGGTTCCGCTGTTGAAGGGCCCATCCATGTCCGAGCGGCGCCAGGATTTCCTGGAGCGTTTCGACTGGATCCGTACCGGCCTGTGCTTCGAACCGCGCGGCCACGATATGATGTCGGGCGGGTTCCTCTATCCGCCCACCGATGCCGCGAACGACATCGGCATCCTGTTTATCGAGACCAGCGGCTGCCTGCCCATGTGCGGCCACGGCACCATCGGCATCGTCACTTTCGGCTTGGAACACGGGCTGATCCAGCCCGCCACGCCGGGCCGCCTGCGGGTGGAAGTGCCGGCGGGCGTGATCGAGATCGCCTATGAAACCGAGGGGCCGAAGGTCACTTCGGTGCGCATCACCAACGTCCCCGCCTATGTCGCCGCGCGCGGTATCGAGGTGGACGTGGAGGGTATCGGCCCGCTCTCGATCGACGTGTCGTACGGCGGCAACTACTATGCCATCGTCGAGCCGCAGGGCGCCTATACCGGCCTTGACGATCTTGGCGCGGCGCGGATCATCGATCTCAGCGGCCGTGTCCGCGAGGCGGTTCGGGCTAAGTTCGAGCCGGTTCATCCGCTCGATCCCACGATCCGGGGTGTCAGCCATGTACTTTGGGCGGACAAGCCCAAACACGAAGGCGCCGATGGCCGCAATGCCGTGTTCTACGGCGACAAGGCGATCGACCGCAGCCCTTGCGGCACCGGCACCTCAGCGCGCCTGGCGCATCTGGCGGCGACGGGACGTCTGGCCGTGGGGGACAGCTTCGTGCACGAAAGCTACATCTGCAGCCGCTTTGTTGGCCGTGTGGAGAAATCGGTGATGCTGGGCGACCAGCCGGCGATCATCCCCTCGATCGAGGGTTCGGCGATCGCTACCGGGTTCAACACCATCTGGATCGACAAGGTCGATACCTTCTGGGAAGGCTTTCAGGTCAAATAACCGGGCGCCTGGGTGCCCCTATCGCCCGAGCCCCAGTGGTCCGGCTTTTTTCGTATCTCGAGGTAATTGTTCCATGCCGCGCCCGTTCCGCCGTTTCCAATTCGCCGGGGCCTTCGCGGCCTTTGGCGCGGTGCTCTTTGCTGCGACGGCGCAGGCCGCTCCCACACGCGAAGATATCGACCGCTCGGTCGGCCTGCGGGAAAGCTGGCAGTATCTTACCCGCGATGTCGCCTGGCCCGCTCGCTGGACACCGGATGGAAGCGCC
Proteins encoded in this window:
- a CDS encoding IS630 family transposase gives rise to the protein MANASGRPTAPVVLEPEEREYLERQVRRRRVSRSISERCRIILRCADGIQSKVVAAELGVHEHTVGKWRRRFLKDRVEGLLDEARPGRPRTIADDQVAAVIERTLRSKPDDATHWSIRSMAGETGFSHTTIRRIWTAFGLQPHRSETFKLSSDPLFVDKVRDIVGLYLSPPNRALVLSVDEKSQIQALDREQPVLPMMPGMPERRTHSYVRHGTTSLFAALDIASGFVIGKCYKRHRATEFLDFLKQIDAQVPRDLDVHIIMDNYATHKTALVRAWLARRPHYHVHFTPTSASWINQVERWFAELTRKQLRRGVHTSTSELEQDIRTFIERHNQNPKPYRWTKSADEILASVKRFCQTAERTLCGEL
- a CDS encoding dihydrodipicolinate synthase family protein — its product is MAIGWKGVFPAVTTQLRADLSIDIADTQRVVDDLIRDGVTGVIALGTVGENNSLEYDEKVQVLSAIVEVVHGRVPVITGVSEYDTRRAAGYAQAAEKAGADGLMLLPPMVYVPKAHELVAHFKGVADQTGLPIMLYNNPPAYRTVIDQEVLTQLIEVPNIVAVKESAPDTRRFTDFRNAFGDRYVLFAGLDDVALEGLYLGAQGWVSGLTNAFPKESVELVAAFARGDHAKAMEIYRWFMPLLHLDAEHDLVQSIKLAEEVMGRGSERVLPPRYLLQGERRAEVIAMVEKAAATRPDLSVAKAA
- a CDS encoding 4-hydroxyproline epimerase; the protein is MRHTFFCIDGHTAGNPVRLIAGGVPLLKGPSMSERRQDFLERFDWIRTGLCFEPRGHDMMSGGFLYPPTDAANDIGILFIETSGCLPMCGHGTIGIVTFGLEHGLIQPATPGRLRVEVPAGVIEIAYETEGPKVTSVRITNVPAYVAARGIEVDVEGIGPLSIDVSYGGNYYAIVEPQGAYTGLDDLGAARIIDLSGRVREAVRAKFEPVHPLDPTIRGVSHVLWADKPKHEGADGRNAVFYGDKAIDRSPCGTGTSARLAHLAATGRLAVGDSFVHESYICSRFVGRVEKSVMLGDQPAIIPSIEGSAIATGFNTIWIDKVDTFWEGFQVK